The Limanda limanda chromosome 13, fLimLim1.1, whole genome shotgun sequence region TTTAAAGCAACATGGACCTGCTAGTCATTAACATCAGCCTTGTTTTGTCCAGGAAATAATGTTGTTAAAACTGAGGGAATCAGTCGAGTGTAGAGCAATGATTTCTGTGTGACGTAGTAAAAAACTCAAATCCTCTCATTCCGTTGGTTCGGGTCTTTTAGGGACTGAAGCACCCTGCACCTTTCGCAGATGAGCTGGAGCCAGCTGATAAACCCTATCAGAGGGTCAACATGGAGACGGCCAAGAGGGGAACACCACGTGAGTCGGATTCTCTCTTTAAGCTCATGGCTCTCGACATCATTGCACTTTTCTTATTCCCGTTTTTCCTTGTATTTCTTACACACattctcctttttgtttttctaccaATATTAGGACACTTCCTCTCAGTCCTCAGTACAGTCACACGCATCAGCCTTGGCTTCACTTGTAATCTTTGGTCTCTCTTTTGTCTTGTCTCTCCGTCCAGCTGACAGACCAGTGCGGGTGTATGCAGATGGCATCTTCGACGTTTTCCACTCGGGTCACGCCAGAGCTCTCATGCAGGCGAAATGCCTCTTCCCAAATACACACCTCATCGTCGGAGGTAACTATgactcttctgtgtgtgtgtgtgtgtgtccatatttCACAGCGGCTGACTTCTATCAGCTACTTCTTTCATAAGTGTGAAAGTGTACACAGATGAATTTAGACATCTGGTCAAAGTTAGAATACTGAGAGTGAAACGTGCAAGATAAGGAAAGATAACTGTGGTATTTGCTGGATGTTCTTAAGTTTATCATCTTCAGCTTATGAGTGTCCTACACATAGTACATTTTAATGCATCTGATCAGTGCTTTTTATCACGTTGTATTTTTCAGTGTCCATCGCTTGTCTTTCCTTTCATCACctaatgagtgtgtttgtgtgagccaGATCAtgctttgatgtttttatttgcgTTCCACGGTGTATGTTCTTTAAATATCTCTAACTGTCTACAGTGTGCAGTGATGACCTGACCCACACATACAAGGGCTTCACAGTGATGAATGAGGACGAGCGCTATGATGCCATCTGCCACTGCCGCTACGTGGACGAGGTGGTGAGAAACGCCCCCTGGACGTTGACGCCAGAATTCCTCACAAAACATCGCGTGAgtggattaaaacattttaaatacttAATCAGTTTAGAATCTTACGGTGAGAAACCAGCAACAACATGTTTGTACTCAAAGAACTACTTTGGAATCCACTGTGTTAATGTCGGTTGTATTGACCTCTCCAGATTGACTTTGTGGCCCATGACGACATCCCATACTCCTCAGCGGGCAGTGATGACGTGTACAGGCACATTAAAGAAGCCGGTGAGTGTCATAGTAACCATAAGGTTGTGTCGTTACAAATAATTATACAATACAGTTCAGTGTTTACAACTCTTGGACATTTGAGACTGGATAgcatgtttgatttaaatatgGACAGACATTTTCAACTGAACTGCTAGGAAAGTTCCCAGATTTGACAAGAGAACATATCACTCATTTAAATatcatatttttctatttacacACCATAGACACCCTTAGGATAAAAGCAGTTTGGTTAAACATAGTATTCATAGTTTACAATGACACTGACCTGAGCTGCATTTGATACCAGGAAATAGATACTAGATAACATGTTCCTCTTTTATCTGTCTGTTCACATTCTTTCTCTGTGAGATCCCCTGTGGCTCCAGTCAGAGCGACGCAGGTCTGATATTCATCTTAAATGATTTCTCTTGACTCAACATTTGTTGGGGATGacgaatacaaataaaacatttccattGTGATACTAACCCCAACGTATCTTAGATAaatagagatttttttttcagactaTACAATGTCAGCTCACTAATGACACTGAGACTCTTgaatatacatataataataataactttatttgtatagcacttatctaaacgaggttacaaagtgcttataATATAGTATAACATGCTCAAATAATTACACTTCTGACCACCCAAACATTGAACCTCTATTTACAAATggggaggagggaaaaaaagcttCACCTTCACTAAAGAAATTTGAGTAATAAGACTTTGTAAATATGTGACATCTGGAGTctactctgacctttgacccgtgTTTCTCAGGTATGTTTGCTCCGACCCAGCGGACAGAGGGCATCTCCACCTCTGACATCATCACACGCATCGTCCGTGACTACGATCTGTACGTGAGACGCAACCTACAGAGAGGATACACCGCCAAGGAGCTCAACGTCAGCTTCATCAACGTAGGACACTTTCAGCTTTGGTTTAattagtagcagtagtagtagctTTATTGTCAATTTCTTCACATGTTCAAGACATACAAAGGAATCGATAGGACGTTTCCCACTCTCCCACGGTGAAACATATAAAGTGCACAGGCACAACAGATAAGACAAGCGGTTCCTAATACTAAGAAAACATACAGATTTACGTACAGCAGCATACATTTCTGTAAGTAAAATTACGAGAACAAAAAGTTTGCAATTTGTTTGcacaatgtgtatttatatgtatgttCGAAGTCATTCATGGCCTTTGCTGTCCTCCCTCTCGACAGGAGAAGAAATACCACCTGCAGGAGCGCGTGGATaaggtgaagaagaaggtgCGTGacgtggaggagaagagcaaggAGTTTGTgcagaaggtggaggagaagagcatcGACCTCATCCAGAAATGGGAGGAGAAATCCAGGGAGTTCATCGGCAACTTCCTGCAGATGTTTGGACCCGAGGGAGCTCTGGTGAGGATGACGCCCTTTATGATATTGAATAACAGGCTGAACAACCACTGTTGGTTGCCCAGGGAACTTTAAAGTGTTAAGCTCAGTGACGCATGGTATAATATGCCAACATGCCTTGATTTATTTAATAgtaataatgaaatgttttgtttatattcAAGTAGTCTCAGTCTTCTCTGACTCTTAGCAAGAAAGTGAATGAATATAAAGTCAAGATTGTAATATTAAGCACACTGCAATGTTTCCTCTGGGACTTTGTTTACCAGGGGGAGACGCATTACTTGTTGAGCCTCTGCTGATCTGCTCTTTACTAATCATTCACACGTAGAACTGATCTCTATAGTAACCTGATTAACCAGGGCTTATTCTGCCACTCGTTATTTAACTCTCCATGGCTCCGCCTCCACAGAAACACATGCTGAAGGAGGGAAAAGGCCGCATGCTGCAGGCCATCAGCCCCAGGCAAAGCCCCAACAGCAGCCCCACCCGCGAGGAGCGCTCGCCCTCTCCCACTTTCCGTCTCCCCTTCTTCAACAAGACCTCCCCTCCACCCTCACCCCCGCCCCACCACAGCGGCGCCCGCGGATACCTCATCAGCGAGGacgacgaagacgaagacgacgaAAACTGAATGGTCAGCCTCGTGGATCCACGGCCGGAGTGCTACCAGTTAGCTGAGCTGTCGAGTAGCGTGGTTTTCGTCAAGCTCCTGCTTCCATCTTacgtttttttcattttatttcgaTGTTTAGCACCTCAGTGTCACGTTAACTTTAACAACCAGTTTCTCCACAGCTCTTGTTTTTAAACAGCcaattctgtctctgtgtaATGGTCAGTAAAAGTTACCACTATTCACTTGAGTTCTTTGAAAATTCGTCTCATTAATCTCAGTCACTTTTGATGTTGATTTTTAATAGACAATGTCTTTTAGGAATATCTGCACGTGTCACTCTCTGTGTCACACTTCCATCTCTAACGGTGTTCTTCAGGTTTGCATTGTAGGAGTTTGTGGTTTTGTTCTTGTCATGACTTTAGCGGAAGGGGCTCACGGGGGGTTCGGTTACTTGTTGGAACAGCACATGTTGCCTTGGTGTGCGAGAGGTGACGCTGTTGAGTTTATCCTGGAGTAGGTCCGAAAACTGAAGCTTTTAATGATCTGCTCATTCAATGGGGCAGTTTTCTAACAGGAAATCAACCCGGCTTTTTATGAAATACCAGGGGAAACAATCAAACCAGAGCTGAATCTGAGAGTAGCGGTGTTAATCGTCACTGAACAGCAGGTTTTTTCTGAAGTTTGTCGCCTGCTTTGGGCTGTGTGcggctgtgtgtatgtgcatgtggtGTTTTTTGCGTACGAGCTCTAAAATAACATTGGCATGTTTGAATTGGCTCCTGTCAAACTTCTCCATCTGTTGACAGTTCTGTGTTCAGCTTGACTTTACTGCATTTAGTAAAAAATTTGCttacacatgtttttgtttttgtctgcggAAGGAGATGGGTCTTTGAAAGAGACCTATCAAACTGGACGccagttttttaaatgtggcaGAAGAGAAATTCTCGTAAGGATGGCAGGGAGGACCTGTTGAAATGTTGACGTAGAAACTTATTTTTGTAgatttcctctttcctttctttatCCTCTGTACAGATGTGATCTTAATCATCCCCCTTGTAGAAGCACTTTTTCATGCTGAGCCGAGGATCAACGTGAGAAACGCtggacttttcttttctttccttttttgtgATGTAGATCTGGGCCATTGGGGAGTCAACATGTTCCCTCTGATATTCATGTTATGCTTAGGGAAAATTCAAGGTTTtaaagaccacacacacagacacacacacacagacactaatTGTCTGTGTTGTTGGCCTGGACTGAGTTTCACATGTGGGTGAAGGGTTTGGGTTTATGTATCGGTGAAAGtcgttttttttagtttttttttttagctacCTCCTTCTTCCCTaaacttcttctcttttctttagaTGAGCACAAGGTGTGAGCGTTATTTGTCCTTTCTGAACAGAGCCATTGTTACAACACTGAACCAATGTGACTggttaaatatttgattttcaggcctcggtgtgtgtttgtgtgcgcgcgATTGTGTATTCATCCTGCATCTCCAGTGATAATAAAGCATGTGTTGTCTCCTATATAACCGACAATGAACCATCACAGGTGACCTGAAGATGTAATGCAATACTGTTAAGACGACTCCATTATAAATGTTGACGGATCAATCTGTTCTAGGCTTGGTTTCTCAAAAGCACCTGTGGTTTAAAATCGGTCTTTGCTGCAGCGATAGAAACTGGCTCTATTctcgtgtgttgtgtgtccgaTTTTAAGATTTGCGGAGGTGGTAACAGTAAAGAATTCCCAGTTATAAATGTTCTACTTTTGGTATTTAAAAGTACTAAACTCGACTAATCTGCTGAGGAAATCCAGCCTAGATTTTGGTGCTAAGCTACTTTTGGGAAGCCTTGCCTTGATTCTTGTGGAAtctgttctttttaaaaatcagtGTGAAACTTCTCAGAGCATGTTGTCACGTCGGTGAAAGACTTGAGTGGCGAGTCAGTGACAGCCACTGCTGCAAAGattaacaaaatgtaaatgttttaacaGCAAGTGTTTTAATCAAgtgttattttacagtttttggggctcattttgttttatgtcctggatgtagaggaagaagacaggaaaaatgtattaaacaatGTCGGCCAAAGCATTTCCTGTCTCATCACTGCTGGGTTTTATATTTCAATAATCACAATCAGGGAATTTATGCCTTGAACTTCTGTTGGTCAGATTTCAGGCCAAAGCCGCATCACAACCAATAGTACCCAAGATTCATTATGTCTACAGCTACCCCCACCCCATACCCTCATTTCAAACAATGTCAAGAGGAAACAGTGAGACAATGAcatataaacaaacatcagtcAAATGGAAATAAGGAATGAGAGGTTGGGATTTGGTTACATAGTCAGATTTTATTGGATAGAACGGTCACCAGggctacacacacaaagaagcagATAGTGACGAGGCAAACACCAGGGGGAGACCTCACctcactgcaaacacacacacacatacttccaGGGCCTGATTTTTGAATCAAGATAGTGTGACGAAAGTTGATTTTAGTGCTTAAGAAACATGGAGGAAATGGAGTCCTAACAAGGAAGATGGTCGAACTTCTAAACTGTCTGGAATGTTCTTTTATGTTCTGACTTTACTtgctggtaaaaaaaagaaaaagatatagTGGAAACGGgaaagaaattacatttaaaaaaaaaaaaaaaaaatgaacaaaaaaaccCTAAAGAGCTCAGTCATTTTAAATCCTCCTCTTTCCACCGACAAGAGATCCAGAGTGACAGTTCCCAATAAACACAGATCAAACATCAGTCAGTGTGCAGCACAAGGATCAGACGACACAGCTCGATTCGGAGGGTTGACTCTACTGAGACAGAAGCTCATGTACAGGGACTAGATCGGGATTCATGGTAAACCACAACAGCTAGACATCATCATAGCGGGGATAACTCTACGACACGTGGGACTTCTAAAGGAAGTGGATGGTCGAACAATAACACTGAATTAACACAACAGAGCAACCCTGACAGACACCAAGCGGTGCCCCCAGACCCCTCCCCCTGGTCCCCCCCTGCCTCACTTGTCTTTTCCTTTCGGACACCAGTTGGTGTACAGGTTTACTCATCACTACAAGATATATACGATACAATGGTTCACATTTTGCATATATCTCTGCATtataccatttttttttttttttatgatgtaaATTCAATCTCCGACACCTAGTTAGAAGGGGCGAGGGAGGtgggagggatgagagaagcTATAAGGAGTTTGAgggggaaggaagagaagagacaaagtaggaagaggaagaagaaaaaaaatcttttaacaGGACAggatggggggggcggggaaGTGGTCAGCTCGCTGCACGGCAGGGGTCGACTTCAGCAGCGCGTTTCGTAGATGCCGGAGCGGCCGATGTACCGCACCCATTTGATGACGTCGTGGTCACTGTAGTTGAGCTTGGACTCAAACACCTTCAAGTAGCGAACCTTGAGACCAGACGGAGCGAAAGGAACCTGCGGAGACGAGAGGAGGGTCAGGGCGTGTCGGGGCATGCTGGGAGATGTAGGCCACACGGGCTACTGGATGTTGTTGTGGGCGAGACAAACAGTGAAGGCAGCTCCGAGCAGGAAGTGTGCTTATGAGGAAACAGTGAGCTCCATAGGATTTGCATGATTGATAGTGGCTGATTGTCTGGCTGCCAACTCTGTACATAAAGTTACTTCAAACTAAAGCTCAAACAATATTTAATCAGccaactttttttgttgttttctaaattaCAATAATTCCCAAAAACTTTCCACATTAGTGTGATGGGTTTAAAACTATTCAACGACACTGAATTGGAAATCTTGGAAAGTGAGTGAGAgacgtgtgagagagagagagagggactgtaGTCTGTTAATGTGTTCTGACCTCAAAGTTCATAGAGATGGGAGGCCTGGCCCATTTCTTCTTATCGTTGGTGGGCAGCAGCTCGATCTCTGCGCTGATCTGAGACTCTTTCATCCCGGCCATGCGTTtgatcctacacacacacagacacacaaacaacctttTTAAATGTGTCGCCGGAAAAAGGTGGGCTACAAAAAGAGGACTGTCTGCGTAACAGGGAGGTTAAACAACCAGgttaaagagaagaggaagttaATGATTAGTTTAACGTTTGAATACATCTTGTGAGCAGAGCGCCAACAACTCACTTCCACACGATGGCGTTCTCACTGGCCTTGTACTTGGCTTTTCCCTTCATACAGATCACCTGCACTCCGCTGGTGTTGAGGGGTGTTGGGATACGCACCTGGGACATTGATAATAAGCCTTTTAATGTTAAAGCAACTAAGATTCACATATTTGCATCAAGGGTTTACAAGTGTCATTTTGTCATGTGTGGAAAATAGTTCTAAAAACCAGGATGTGTGGGCGTGTGCTGCTTTACGGTCGTTTGCATTCATCACCAGCTTAACTGGGATGAGATCTCACCTCGATCTTCTGAGCCAGCAGCGAGGGTTTGAAGTTGGACTTGATGACCACCTTAACCTCCAGTTTAGTGCGGCCCACCTCCCGCACCAGAGGGATGACCCTGAACGGCAGGATGATGTCCTTAGTGGTGCGATACCTGCAAGAAAAATGGTTATTTAACACAAGAGTGCCTTCGTGTTCACCCAAACCTTTCTCTGTCATATCTCACAACATTTATTTCACGAGAAATTGGTCCTGGTAAAAACAAAGGACTGTTAATAACATTCTTCTGCCTCATGTCCCCCAACCTCTCGCCCTTTTGTGTCATATTCAAAACTCCATCCACTGACCTCATGAGCTCATATTCTCCATCGGGGGGGATGAAGCTGATGCTCCGCTCCGAGTCAAACTTACTGAGCCGCACACACTGGTGGAAAGTGCAGTCGTCGATGGCTATGGACTGCTTCCCACTGCTGGGAGAGCAAACACAtgagagacacagggaaaaaAATAGAGTATTAGTCCTCTTCTACATTACTAATCAAATATTGAAAATGATGATTCTCACATCCATTAAAGACAaaaccactactactactactatccCTCAACTATTGtccataataaaaaaatgaacatcAAACACATGAGGACAGAACTGTTGGTAGCAAGACATGAGCCTTTTTGAGTttaatgttaaaaaagaaaggaaaaactaTCTGTGAGGTGAGTTGGTAAAGGGTTAAAGTCAAGCAGGGAGGTGtggggaaacaaaacaaacaaaccattctactaaaaacaggaaacaaccacCGGGATGATTTGTATATAGTGTGGGAGACAGTGCATGACAGGTTCATTTGCTCAAGGGGCTTGGACAAGACAAGTGTGTTGGtacaatgtgaatgtgtgtgtgtgcatgtgtgtgtgtgtgtatgtttgtgttgagTTGACAAAGGGTGGACACTTGTCTGTACAGTACCTTCCTCCCCCTAAATCACTGAGGTACAGCAcatagaaaagaaagagagggaaagaaaggagagatGCATCCAAAgaaaaggaataaataaattgtaaagCCAGTGTTGTTTTAAAGTAGACAACACTCAAACAGACAGGGGGCTAACACACAAGGTGGTGTCTTACAATTTTAACACAACAATCCCATTCTCTTGCCAGGATATAAAGCAGCAGGTTGAatacagaaacttaaaatgcagataatatatatataaatatatttgatttgcAGCCTCACAGTTTAAATAGAATTGACTTTCTACTGAAGCCGATTTGTGGTCTCTCACCTCTTCCCTGCGTCATCCGATGCTCCTCCCTTTCCCTGTTTGTCAATGACGATCTTGTCGTTCATGCCAAATTTACACTCAGGCATTCCACTCAGGTAGCTCTTCATCACTACTCGGCCCGACACGTGAGCGCTGAGGACCTGGCCTGAgggcaaacaaaacacagtcaaataataactttatttgtgttgtgCGGCTTTTTCCTCTCTACACTCTCAGctctgtttaaaaataaaatccaaagtCTACATGTCAATATTGGCGTAATAGAATAATGACGAGATATTACAAGATACAAAAAAATCGTACTATTACCAGAATAAAGTTGTCATTAAATGaggaatttatttaaattaatttttattttactcacaAATTTACGACTTACAAGTCCCTAGTCCTCCTTTCTACTTAAGAGTATTgttgtgacaaaaaaaaaaaaaaacgcaaagaTACAGATTCTGTTGTAAGACTATCTACAACAAAATCTGCTTTCGTTAGTAatctttctaaataaaatatcttCTGAAGGATTGAGCTTGGACCTTGTGGCGACATCAGCAGGTTGACGCTCTCCAGTACGTCCAGGAAAAGTTCATTGCGGCGATACTTGATGCCCTCGCGACGCCAGCCGATCTGCCCCGTCACCTGGCTGGTGATCTGAGACTGCTCCTCTTTTGTCTGGGAGACGGGGGGAGAAACTGTGTCACTAGTACAAAAGGAGAGAGCTGACGAGACCGACAGAAGAAAGGCGACGATGAAAGGGGATCATCGGCGCTACAGTGTGTTGTCTTACCTGGTGCTGAAATATGACGGGTCCAAGACGAAGAGCACAGGTTggggagagaatgagaggaaAACAGCTAAATGTTAATTCAAAGGTAATTTTGGGTCATCACACAATAACATGTTTCATACATACTTATGAGGTTTTGTTTGCTCCCAGTCTGTCATAGCTTATATTTGTTCTTGTTTATGGATTTTTCTCCTGCATGATGAATGATGCACATTCAGGCTACAGGAAATGCTTTGTTTCCACTGAGTTTTATATCATATCCCTACAGAGAGAGCCATCACCTGGGTATCGCTAAtatcataaaacacaaaaaagcaaTCACCAACTAGTGCCTTCAAAGTGGTTAAATTAACAACTAAACATTCTATTCTTTATAAAAGAAAGATTTATTGCAGGAATTGTGCATTAGACTACCTTTAGTAAGTTGTACCCAATGAACCGGCAGCTGGAGTCTATTCTCAGTCTATCAGCCTAACTTGTCATTATCATCTAATGGGAGTCTACATCGGCCTCACTGACCTGTCCCTTAATGCCCTGCTGGGTTATGAAGGTCTTCAGAGCTCCAGTCTCTGAGTTCTGGGGGTAGCCAAAGTCCAGGATCTCTGTGTGAACAAACAGATAACAGTTGGTTTGAGATAAGATGGTAAGAGGAAGCACATTAGTCAATTCATATGGGACTGTTGTTGCAGGTAATTTCCTGGTCCCATTCACTCGacacctgtgttttttttatttttaagattgGTCGAAATGAGATTTTCAGACATATGAGTATCTGCATTTGGTTGCAGATATGTGTCGGAATAAAAACTTTATCAGAATTAACACTATATAGAAAGGATGTGCATTCGAGTTAGCTTGGTTGTATTTGAATTCTATTTATAGTACTTTTTAGGTTTGTTCAGGTATCATTTAGGCTCTCAATGTATCTACTACTCAAATATACAATACTGTTGAGAGCCTCTACTCCAGAGGCCGTAGTCTCGTACCATCCAGCAGCTCGTAGATGAGCACAAAGTTGTTCTTGATGTTCTCTTCGCTGATCTTGCCAAAATAGGCCGTCATGACATCGCACATCTTATAAAGGAACTCGAACACCATGGCAGCGTTGACATTCTGCTTCGTGACAGCCGCCAACCAGATGTTGGAGCGCTTGACATGGAAGAAGCTGGTGCGGGCGATGTTGGTCACCGGGGATCGGACCTGCTGCCGGGCGTGAATCACGTTCACACGGAATGCGTCCACAGCGTTACGCCTGGGATGCGAGGAAGgtggagagggacagagatggggacagaaagaaaagggagGATTTGAGATTATTGTTTCAGGTTTTTATCCAACAATTAGAGTGTTGACTCACACTAACCCACCCTATGAGATCATGTGAGATCCAGGgctctaaataaataacctCTTTAAACCTCAACGACATTTCCACCCATTTCAAGTAATAAGCAATCGTCAAAACATTATCTAAAGACTGGAAAAGGACACAttgagctgctgctttaagaggaagaaaaggaggactGTTGTGTAAATGGTGATAATTaccaggagggagagagagacgctcaCAGAGCTTACCTTGACACCCTGAACAAAGAATCATAACTAACACTGGACTCACCAGAAACTAAAGAGGGTCAACCATGTTTATAATCCtgatatttggttttattttatttttcaattgcAAAGGCCATTTGAATTAGATTTGAATTCAGTTCTACTGAAAACAGACAGGACAACGTAGCTTTTTGCAACAATGCTTTGGGAAATCTCATCCCTGCTTACCGTGGATATAGAAATAACAGGGCTTAGTGAAGAGGATGCAGCACGTtctgacaagaaaaacaaatcctacCGAGAGACGCCTGAGAACATCTTCTGGTCTAATTCCAGTTACAAACTGCGAAGTTACCAAAAATCAAAGCAACTCCATCTACTTCTTAAGATAAATAACTCTGGTTAACAACTCAAGTGTAAGGACAATGTACTAAgatcttttacattttgtctTCAAAACTCCATGTAAACTTTTCAAATCACTGATATTGAAATTgtacttttccctttttttgaaTGGTACcatgagaaaaaaaacgaaGCAGACCCAAACAGCAAACAGCTTTCTTTGTTGAGGTTACATGTTGAAAGATGCAAGTTTAGAAATTCAAGATGGTGATAACTCAAAGCCTATTAGCACAAAGGTACAGTACATCAGTCTAGGAGGATGTCTGAATTACCCATAAAGCTAAGCTATTGGGTATGAGCATCATCTACACCAAGAAATCCTAAAACATTGAATATGCctaaacattaaataataaattaaacatgaaatgGTTTAAAACTGAATTGGGCAAAATCCCTTTTGACTGAAAGCTCATACAATTAACCTTGAATAATctaaaacatttctgaatttCTATGTGAAAAATCACAGTAGAAACAAAACATGAGGACTTAATCAGTCATATTCATGCTCAGACTACATGCTTAGGCATTGGATAGAGTTGGTAGAGAGCAACAGTATAAACTAAGGACTGTAGAAGTGGCTGGTGTCTTTggctttgattgattgatttgtgtaTTTCAGTAGCTTGGGGCTTTATTTATCATGACAGGTGACTCATGCTTAGAGGAAGATTCAGCACATTGACTGTGGCGTCAGTGGGCATGCAGTTTAGGGTTTCggggaaggggagggaggggtcaTTGATCGGTGGCcacgagagggggggggtcatgCTCGATACACTGGAGCGATTCTTACCTATTCCTACAGGGGGCcaagatggacagatggaggaaaATGGTGATACAGAGGATAGAGAGGAAACACGGATGAAGTAacggagggaggacagagacaaAAATGCACGAGAGACATTTTCGTGCATCATGTACAAAGACAGAGTGAGTAACATGGTGTTTGTGATGATGCTATCAAATGTGCTGAGGGAAGGTTTGCAACATTATATTGCTCAATCTTGTGTCTTATATTCACTGCAGCACATCAGGTGCATATTAATTGATCTATACAGCTCAATAACATAATTTCAACCTCTATTTAACTTGTGATGAAAAGCCTTCACTGTGACCACAGCTTTCCACCCAACATAATAGCACATACACTGCAGACGTTAGAGCAACATAATGTGCCTGTTTGACTCTGCAATGCTGCAGCAACAGGGAGGATATCCAAATGCAAATATCACCATTAAAATGTGTTGAGAACAACATAAAATGCATCgatttctgtttttctgcagaATATTTCTAAGGGTTAAGGGTGCTACAGACCACAATTGATCTGTTTGGTCACAGTTTGGAACGCATGTGAATGTGGAATTGTAGAAGCCTTCAATGTTGATTAAGTCACATGCATGGGAGCATTTCGGCTTCCTGGTAAAATAGAACTAATGACGGAAGTGTGGCGGACAACCCCATTGCATTTGTAGGCACTGTAACTAGAAAGCCATATGAATATGGCACTACATTTAGCATGGCCACATATGAAGCATCTACCTAATTTGTCTGAAGCAGGACCTCAacataaaatgtgtgtttttccacacaACTGATTCAGTCTGTGGCGGTACGGAGTGTGCACCTGCTTGCCCACATAGTGAGCTCCTACGCACAACAG contains the following coding sequences:
- the pcyt1aa gene encoding choline-phosphate cytidylyltransferase A — translated: MEAEGSSEMLLTRKRRRDSSNGDKDEAERHVKYPRCTVGLKHPAPFADELEPADKPYQRVNMETAKRGTPPDRPVRVYADGIFDVFHSGHARALMQAKCLFPNTHLIVGVCSDDLTHTYKGFTVMNEDERYDAICHCRYVDEVVRNAPWTLTPEFLTKHRIDFVAHDDIPYSSAGSDDVYRHIKEAGMFAPTQRTEGISTSDIITRIVRDYDLYVRRNLQRGYTAKELNVSFINEKKYHLQERVDKVKKKVRDVEEKSKEFVQKVEEKSIDLIQKWEEKSREFIGNFLQMFGPEGALKHMLKEGKGRMLQAISPRQSPNSSPTREERSPSPTFRLPFFNKTSPPPSPPPHHSGARGYLISEDDEDEDDEN
- the LOC133017825 gene encoding AP-2 complex subunit mu-A encodes the protein MIGGLFIYNHKGEVLISRVYRDDIGRNAVDAFRVNVIHARQQVRSPVTNIARTSFFHVKRSNIWLAAVTKQNVNAAMVFEFLYKMCDVMTAYFGKISEENIKNNFVLIYELLDEILDFGYPQNSETGALKTFITQQGIKGQHQTKEEQSQITSQVTGQIGWRREGIKYRRNELFLDVLESVNLLMSPQGQVLSAHVSGRVVMKSYLSGMPECKFGMNDKIVIDKQGKGGASDDAGKSSGKQSIAIDDCTFHQCVRLSKFDSERSISFIPPDGEYELMRYRTTKDIILPFRVIPLVREVGRTKLEVKVVIKSNFKPSLLAQKIEVRIPTPLNTSGVQVICMKGKAKYKASENAIVWKIKRMAGMKESQISAEIELLPTNDKKKWARPPISMNFEVPFAPSGLKVRYLKVFESKLNYSDHDVIKWVRYIGRSGIYETRC